One segment of Triticum aestivum cultivar Chinese Spring chromosome 2A, IWGSC CS RefSeq v2.1, whole genome shotgun sequence DNA contains the following:
- the LOC123187080 gene encoding probable histone acetyltransferase HAC-like 3 isoform X1: MMTQTLQGIQQQYAPSGFTVQKPRTQTAAQVLQLDNMDSDTSPVRLVIKHRIANYLQRRGDFYNFDTRYLLAVSKSIDEQLYKDAESKIQYMDFETLEVRVNALLSCGSFGNSIYAWASSAALPTSYPGQLGIEVPDSSIQHVFYPQGFAPTNHHEVAADFAHSSADNIKRSPESLANTTAAPCMSSLPKYSSCLAGDFSGGAPTGHTEDHFPGDARQVGSPQPSTSGSSSSVSGMCDRTTNFTNNNRYSTGQVSSSLQYRECKEMLYTWSHPIEQSDQSNITAGGHDLYSGNCVTVREAVGRAEQTSNSTVSKPNSPASDESSGKHHPAKRLKVNYPIPVHADETEFPKEQQPAANGPHASSETVKSETTVLSMKSPSGCSLQDSNASNTMENFRLQETAVQAEEGLCDENGDIEMKDSKLSSVDQTSLVASLTTRKKRGGSILYPLTAEELRDHMRSLGQHIFPNKAITEEDQSGLPDQNTCNLCGMERLLFEPPPRFCALCFKVINSTGSYYVPVENGSDKTSICAKCHHHVSNAKAKYERRSNYAETDAESEWWVACDKCKAWQHQICALFNPKVMEEGVEYTCAKCLLKEKDSGDINLLESSAVLGALELPRTKLSDHIEQRLSVRLEHERLQRARASGKSVEEVPEVEGLTVRVVSSAARVLQVLPRFRDFFKQGNYPGEFPYKSKAILLFQKNEGVDVCLFAMYVQEYGSASPSPNQRHVYLAYIDSVKYFRPEIKSASGEALRTFVYHEILIGYLDYCKKQGFVSCSIWACPSTKRDDYVLYCHPTAQKMPRSDKLRSWYQNLIKKAVREGVVVERNTLYDFFLQPTGECKAVISAACLPYCENDFWPGEAEKLLEKKDDDTSQKNDIQAGRALRVAKRDDRKGNPEDILLVHKLGEKMRTMKEDFIMLCLQQFCKHCHQPILSGKSWMCTCCKNFHLCDQCHAEELSAPQKNRHPAATKQKHAFQRIEEEPLPETDDGDPTMESKYFDSRTDFLKHCQDNQYQFDTLRRAKHSTMMILYNLHDSACSACHRAMDQRFAWRCLVCAGCKFCDSCYKQDGENLHIHKLKQADNQQLLPNYTLQQDYLESLVHASKCFHDPHNCSFKLCVTMKKLFYHGVRCAIRNQGGCRNCVFMWRLLLTHSKQCDHGDCSVPRCRDLKVFMGKAKMVTAGPCCAMEC, from the exons ATGATGACACAAACCCTGCAAGGGATCCAGCAGCAGTATGCACCAAGTGGCTTTACTGTCCAGAAACCTCGCACACAAACTGCAGCGCAGGTTCTTCAGCTGGATAATATGGATTCAGATACTTCTCCAGTCCGTCTCGTGATCAAACATAGAAT TGCAAACTACCTGCAAAGAAGGGGGGATTTCTACAACTTCGACACACGTTATCTTCTGGCAGTTTCAAAAAGTATTGATGAGCAGCTTTATAAGGATGCTGAATCAAAG ATCCAATACATGGATTTTGAAACTTTAGAAGTTAGGGTAAATGCTCTTCTCAGTTGTGGATCATTTGGCAACAGCATATATGCTTGGGCTTCTTCAGCAGCTTTACCGACATCATACCCAGGACAGCTTGGGATAGAAGTACCAGATTCAAGTATACAGCATGTGTTTTATCCTCAGG GATTTGCACCAACTAATCATCATGAAGTTGCTGCCGACTTTGCTCATTCTTCAGCTGATAACATTAAACGGAGTCCTGAAAGCTTAGCAAACACCACTGCTGCACCATGTATGTCATCACTACCAAAATATAGTTCCTGTCTTGCTGGAGATTTCAGTGGTGGAGCGCCTACTGGCCATACAGAAGACCATTTCCCAG GTGATGCTCGTCAAGTTGGTAGTCCACAACCATCGACATCTGGTAGTTCCAGTTCTGTGTCTGGGATGTGTGACCGAACCACAAATTTTACAAATAACAACAGATATTCCACTGGCCAAGTATCATCGTCTCTACAGTACAGAGAATGCAAGGAAATGTTATATACTTGGAGTCACCCAATAGAGCAATCAGATCAGTCAAATATTACAGCTGGAGGCCATGACTTGTACTCTGGTAATTGTGTCACTGTAAGAGAGGCAGTGGGGAGAGCTGAACAGACATCAAATAGCACTGTATCAAAGCCAAATTCACCTGCTTCAGATGAATCTTCTGGCAAGCATCATCCGGCAAAACGATTAAAGGTTAATTACCCCATTCCTGTCCATGCCGATGAAACAGAGTTTCCAAAGGAACAACAGCCTGCTGCCAATGGGCCTCATGCATCTTCTGAAACAGTAAAGTCTGAAACCACAGTATTATCTATGAAGTCGCCATCTGGCTGTTCCTTGCAGGACAGCAATGCTAGCAATACCATGGAGAATTTTAGGCTGCAAGAGACTGCTGTGCAAGCTGAAGAAGGGTTGTGTGATGAAAATGGTGACATCGAGATGAAGGACTCTAAGCTTAGCTCAGTGGATCAAACATCACTAGTAGCCAGCCTAACTACAAGGAAGAAAAGAGGGGGCTCAATACTTTATCCTTTAACTGCTGAGGAGCTTAGAGATCACATGAGAAGTCTGGGCCAGCATATTTTTCCG AACAAGGCGATTACAGAAGAGGACCAGTCAGGCTTGCCTGACCAAAATACATGCAACTTATGTGGGATGGAGCGGCTTCTTTTTGAACCTCCTCCACGATTCTGTGCTCTTTGTTTCAAAGTAATAAATTCGACGGGATCCTATTATGTTCCTGTGGAAAATGGAAGTGATAAGACTTCAATATGTGCCAAATGTCACCACCATGTTAGTAATGCAAAAGCTAAATATGAAAGGAGATCCAATTATGCAGAAACAGATGCCGAGTCTGAATGG TGGGTTGCGTGTGATAAGTGCAAAGCGTGGCAGCATCAAATATGTGCCCTTTTTAACCCTAAGGTTATGGAGGAGGGGGTGGAGTATACATGTGCGAAATGTTTATTGAAGGAGAAGGATAGCGGAGATATAAATTTGCTGGAGTCATCTGCTGTTCTAGGAGCACTAGAGTTACCAAGAACTAAACTGAGCGATCATATCGAGCAGAGACTTTCAGTGCGGCTTGAGCATGAGCGGCTGCAGAGGGCAAGGGCTTCAGGAAAAAGTGTTGAAGAG GTACCTGAAGTTGAAGGTCTTACTGTTAGAGTGGTTTCTTCTGCTGCAAGAGTACTTCAAGTCCTACCACGTTTTCGGGATTTTTTTAAACAAGGAAACTACCCTGGTGAATTTCCGTACAAATCGAAG GCCATTCTCTTGTTTCAAAAGAATGAAGGCGTGGATGTTTGTCTGTTTGCCATGTATGTACAAGAGTATGGTTCTGCTAGCCCCTCACCAAATCAAAGGCACGTTTATCTTGCATATATCGATTCGGTCAAGTACTTCAGGCCTGAAATCAAATCTGCAAGTGGCGAAGCTCTCCGTACCTTTGTGTACCATGAAATTTTG ATTGGCTATTTGGATTACTGCAAGAAACAAGGGTTTGTAAGCTGCTCCATATGGGCTTGCCCATCTACAAAGCGTGATGATTATGTTTTGTATTGTCATCCCACGGCACAAAAAATGCCGAGGTCTGACAAACTTCGGAGCTG GTACCAGAACTTGATCAAGAAGGCTGTTAGGGAGGGTGTAGTTGTGGAGCGTAATACGCTGTACGATTTTTTTCTTCAGCCTACCGGTGAATGCAAGGCCGTTATTTCTGCAGCATGCTTGCCATATTGTGAGAATGATTTCTGGCCTGGGGAAGCAGAGAAACTCCTCGAGAAGAAAGACGACGACACCTCGCAGAAGAACGACATACAAGCAGGAAGGGCCCTACGGGTTGCCAAACGTGATGACAGGAAAGGGAACCCTGAGGATATCTTGTTAGTGCACAAA CTTGGAGAAAAGATGAGAACAATGAAAGAAGACTTTATTATGCTTTGTCTGCAGCAGTTTTGCAAGCATTGCCACCAACCTATTTTATCTGGTAAAAGTTGGATGTGTACTTGCTGCAAAAACTTCCATCTTTGTGACCA ATGCCATGCAGAGGAGCTAAGTGCCCCACAAAAGAACAGGCATCCAGCTGCAACAAAACAAAAGCATGCCTTTCAAAGA ATAGAGGAAGAACCTCTCCCAGAGACTGATGATGGAGATCCAACAATGGAAAGCAAGTATTTTGACAGCAGAACAGATTTCTTGAAGCATTGTCAAGACAATCAATACCAGTTTGATACACTCCGACGGGCAAAACACTCAACAATGATGATTCTTTATAATCTACATGATTCAGCTTGCTCTGCTTGTCACCGGGCAATGGATCAACGCTTTGCGTGGCGGTGCCTGGTTTGCGCGGGCTGCAAATTTTGTGATTCATGCTATAAACAAGACGGCGAAAATTTGCACATACATAAACTCAAACAGGCGGACAATCAGCAACTACTGCCAAACTACACTCTGCAG CAGGACTACCTTGAGAGCTTGGTGCATGCATCAAAATGCTTCCACGATCCGCATAATTGCAGTTTCAAACTGTGTGTTACAATGAAGAAGTTGTTCTACCATGGTGTGCGATGTGCTATCCGGAACCAGGGAGGTTGCAGGAATTGTGTCTTCATGTGGAGACTTCTGCTCACTCACTCAAAACAGTGTGATCACGGGGACTGCTCAGTTCCCAGATGCAG AGATCTGAAGGTATTCATGGGCAAGGCCAAAATGGTTACTGCTGGACCCTGTTGTGCCATGGAATGCTAG
- the LOC123187080 gene encoding probable histone acetyltransferase HAC-like 3 isoform X2, giving the protein MMTQTLQGIQQQYAPSGFTVQKPRTQTAAQVLQLDNMDSDTSPVRLVIKHRIANYLQRRGDFYNFDTRYLLAVSKSIDEQLYKDAESKIQYMDFETLEVRVNALLSCGSFGNSIYAWASSAALPTSYPGQLGIEVPDSSIQHVFYPQGFAPTNHHEVAADFAHSSADNIKRSPESLANTTAAPCMSSLPKYSSCLAGDFSGGAPTGHTEDHFPGDARQVGSPQPSTSGSSSSVSGMCDRTTNFTNNNRYSTGQVSSSLQYRECKEMLYTWSHPIEQSDQSNITAGGHDLYSGNCVTVREAVGRAEQTSNSTVSKPNSPASDESSGKHHPAKRLKVNYPIPVHADETEFPKEQQPAANGPHASSETVKSETTVLSMKSPSGCSLQDSNASNTMENFRLQETAVQAEEGLCDENGDIEMKDSKLSSVDQTSLVASLTTRKKRGGSILYPLTAEELRDHMRSLGQHIFPNKAITEEDQSGLPDQNTCNLCGMERLLFEPPPRFCALCFKVINSTGSYYVPVENGSDKTSICAKCHHHVSNAKAKYERRSNYAETDAESEWWVACDKCKAWQHQICALFNPKVMEEGVEYTCAKCLLKEKDSGDINLLESSAVLGALELPRTKLSDHIEQRLSVRLEHERLQRARASGKSVEEVPEVEGLTVRVVSSAARVLQVLPRFRDFFKQGNYPGEFPYKSKAILLFQKNEGVDVCLFAMYVQEYGSASPSPNQRHVYLAYIDSVKYFRPEIKSASGEALRTFVYHEILIGYLDYCKKQGFVSCSIWACPSTKRDDYVLYCHPTAQKMPRSDKLRSWYQNLIKKAVREGVVVERNTLYDFFLQPTGECKAVISAACLPYCENDFWPGEAEKLLEKKDDDTSQKNDIQAGRALRVAKRDDRKGNPEDILLVHKLGEKMRTMKEDFIMLCLQQFCKHCHQPILSGKSWMCTCCKNFHLCDQCHAEELSAPQKNRHPAATKQKHAFQRIEEEPLPETDDGDPTMESKYFDSRTDFLKHCQDNQYQFDTLRRAKHSTMMILYNLHDSACSACHRAMDQRFAWRCLVCAGCKFCDSCYKQDGENLHIHKLKQADNQQLLPNYTLQDYLESLVHASKCFHDPHNCSFKLCVTMKKLFYHGVRCAIRNQGGCRNCVFMWRLLLTHSKQCDHGDCSVPRCRDLKVFMGKAKMVTAGPCCAMEC; this is encoded by the exons ATGATGACACAAACCCTGCAAGGGATCCAGCAGCAGTATGCACCAAGTGGCTTTACTGTCCAGAAACCTCGCACACAAACTGCAGCGCAGGTTCTTCAGCTGGATAATATGGATTCAGATACTTCTCCAGTCCGTCTCGTGATCAAACATAGAAT TGCAAACTACCTGCAAAGAAGGGGGGATTTCTACAACTTCGACACACGTTATCTTCTGGCAGTTTCAAAAAGTATTGATGAGCAGCTTTATAAGGATGCTGAATCAAAG ATCCAATACATGGATTTTGAAACTTTAGAAGTTAGGGTAAATGCTCTTCTCAGTTGTGGATCATTTGGCAACAGCATATATGCTTGGGCTTCTTCAGCAGCTTTACCGACATCATACCCAGGACAGCTTGGGATAGAAGTACCAGATTCAAGTATACAGCATGTGTTTTATCCTCAGG GATTTGCACCAACTAATCATCATGAAGTTGCTGCCGACTTTGCTCATTCTTCAGCTGATAACATTAAACGGAGTCCTGAAAGCTTAGCAAACACCACTGCTGCACCATGTATGTCATCACTACCAAAATATAGTTCCTGTCTTGCTGGAGATTTCAGTGGTGGAGCGCCTACTGGCCATACAGAAGACCATTTCCCAG GTGATGCTCGTCAAGTTGGTAGTCCACAACCATCGACATCTGGTAGTTCCAGTTCTGTGTCTGGGATGTGTGACCGAACCACAAATTTTACAAATAACAACAGATATTCCACTGGCCAAGTATCATCGTCTCTACAGTACAGAGAATGCAAGGAAATGTTATATACTTGGAGTCACCCAATAGAGCAATCAGATCAGTCAAATATTACAGCTGGAGGCCATGACTTGTACTCTGGTAATTGTGTCACTGTAAGAGAGGCAGTGGGGAGAGCTGAACAGACATCAAATAGCACTGTATCAAAGCCAAATTCACCTGCTTCAGATGAATCTTCTGGCAAGCATCATCCGGCAAAACGATTAAAGGTTAATTACCCCATTCCTGTCCATGCCGATGAAACAGAGTTTCCAAAGGAACAACAGCCTGCTGCCAATGGGCCTCATGCATCTTCTGAAACAGTAAAGTCTGAAACCACAGTATTATCTATGAAGTCGCCATCTGGCTGTTCCTTGCAGGACAGCAATGCTAGCAATACCATGGAGAATTTTAGGCTGCAAGAGACTGCTGTGCAAGCTGAAGAAGGGTTGTGTGATGAAAATGGTGACATCGAGATGAAGGACTCTAAGCTTAGCTCAGTGGATCAAACATCACTAGTAGCCAGCCTAACTACAAGGAAGAAAAGAGGGGGCTCAATACTTTATCCTTTAACTGCTGAGGAGCTTAGAGATCACATGAGAAGTCTGGGCCAGCATATTTTTCCG AACAAGGCGATTACAGAAGAGGACCAGTCAGGCTTGCCTGACCAAAATACATGCAACTTATGTGGGATGGAGCGGCTTCTTTTTGAACCTCCTCCACGATTCTGTGCTCTTTGTTTCAAAGTAATAAATTCGACGGGATCCTATTATGTTCCTGTGGAAAATGGAAGTGATAAGACTTCAATATGTGCCAAATGTCACCACCATGTTAGTAATGCAAAAGCTAAATATGAAAGGAGATCCAATTATGCAGAAACAGATGCCGAGTCTGAATGG TGGGTTGCGTGTGATAAGTGCAAAGCGTGGCAGCATCAAATATGTGCCCTTTTTAACCCTAAGGTTATGGAGGAGGGGGTGGAGTATACATGTGCGAAATGTTTATTGAAGGAGAAGGATAGCGGAGATATAAATTTGCTGGAGTCATCTGCTGTTCTAGGAGCACTAGAGTTACCAAGAACTAAACTGAGCGATCATATCGAGCAGAGACTTTCAGTGCGGCTTGAGCATGAGCGGCTGCAGAGGGCAAGGGCTTCAGGAAAAAGTGTTGAAGAG GTACCTGAAGTTGAAGGTCTTACTGTTAGAGTGGTTTCTTCTGCTGCAAGAGTACTTCAAGTCCTACCACGTTTTCGGGATTTTTTTAAACAAGGAAACTACCCTGGTGAATTTCCGTACAAATCGAAG GCCATTCTCTTGTTTCAAAAGAATGAAGGCGTGGATGTTTGTCTGTTTGCCATGTATGTACAAGAGTATGGTTCTGCTAGCCCCTCACCAAATCAAAGGCACGTTTATCTTGCATATATCGATTCGGTCAAGTACTTCAGGCCTGAAATCAAATCTGCAAGTGGCGAAGCTCTCCGTACCTTTGTGTACCATGAAATTTTG ATTGGCTATTTGGATTACTGCAAGAAACAAGGGTTTGTAAGCTGCTCCATATGGGCTTGCCCATCTACAAAGCGTGATGATTATGTTTTGTATTGTCATCCCACGGCACAAAAAATGCCGAGGTCTGACAAACTTCGGAGCTG GTACCAGAACTTGATCAAGAAGGCTGTTAGGGAGGGTGTAGTTGTGGAGCGTAATACGCTGTACGATTTTTTTCTTCAGCCTACCGGTGAATGCAAGGCCGTTATTTCTGCAGCATGCTTGCCATATTGTGAGAATGATTTCTGGCCTGGGGAAGCAGAGAAACTCCTCGAGAAGAAAGACGACGACACCTCGCAGAAGAACGACATACAAGCAGGAAGGGCCCTACGGGTTGCCAAACGTGATGACAGGAAAGGGAACCCTGAGGATATCTTGTTAGTGCACAAA CTTGGAGAAAAGATGAGAACAATGAAAGAAGACTTTATTATGCTTTGTCTGCAGCAGTTTTGCAAGCATTGCCACCAACCTATTTTATCTGGTAAAAGTTGGATGTGTACTTGCTGCAAAAACTTCCATCTTTGTGACCA ATGCCATGCAGAGGAGCTAAGTGCCCCACAAAAGAACAGGCATCCAGCTGCAACAAAACAAAAGCATGCCTTTCAAAGA ATAGAGGAAGAACCTCTCCCAGAGACTGATGATGGAGATCCAACAATGGAAAGCAAGTATTTTGACAGCAGAACAGATTTCTTGAAGCATTGTCAAGACAATCAATACCAGTTTGATACACTCCGACGGGCAAAACACTCAACAATGATGATTCTTTATAATCTACATGATTCAGCTTGCTCTGCTTGTCACCGGGCAATGGATCAACGCTTTGCGTGGCGGTGCCTGGTTTGCGCGGGCTGCAAATTTTGTGATTCATGCTATAAACAAGACGGCGAAAATTTGCACATACATAAACTCAAACAGGCGGACAATCAGCAACTACTGCCAAACTACACTCTGCAG GACTACCTTGAGAGCTTGGTGCATGCATCAAAATGCTTCCACGATCCGCATAATTGCAGTTTCAAACTGTGTGTTACAATGAAGAAGTTGTTCTACCATGGTGTGCGATGTGCTATCCGGAACCAGGGAGGTTGCAGGAATTGTGTCTTCATGTGGAGACTTCTGCTCACTCACTCAAAACAGTGTGATCACGGGGACTGCTCAGTTCCCAGATGCAG AGATCTGAAGGTATTCATGGGCAAGGCCAAAATGGTTACTGCTGGACCCTGTTGTGCCATGGAATGCTAG